Part of the Anaerolineales bacterium genome, ACGATCAGAACCCTGGATGCCCGTTGCGAGCGCGCGGGCATGACGAGGGGCCGTCACCCCCGAGTGGGTTTATCGGGGATCCAGGGCAACATGACCTTCTTATGGAGCATGTGGCATGCAAAAAATTTCCATCGTGAGAATCTGCCGCCATGGATGAATCCCTGATCGATCTTTTATTCTCCCGGCGCTCGATCCGCAAATACAAACCCCAACCTATCCCGCAGGAAGCCGTCCGCCGCATGCTGGAAGCCGCCCACGCCGCCCCCTCGGCGCACGGTTCCCTTCCCTGGCGGTTCGTCGTTCTAGGCAATCCCGGAACGCGCCGGGAGCTGGCCGAGCGGATGGCGGGTGCTTATGCGGCCGATGCCCTGGCGGAAGGCCAATCTCCGGAAGCGGTCCGATCCCGCAACCGGCGCTCCGTGGATCGGATCTGCGCCGCGCCGGCCGCGATTCTCGCCTTGGCGGATGAGGCCTGTCTGCCGGCGGCCGAAGGCCGGCGCGCCGAAGGCGAGCGTTTGTTGCTGATCCAAAGCGTGGCGGCCGCAATTCAAAATCTGCTGTTGGCCGCCCACGCCGAAGGGCTCGGCGCATGCTGGATCTGCGCGCCGGCCTTCTGTCCGCAGGCCGTCCGCGAAAGCCTTGGCCTTCCCGAAAGTTGGGCGGCTCAGGCGCTGGTTCTCGCGGGGTATCCGGACGAGGCGCCGGGCAAACCCGAGGGCCGCATGCTCGGCGAGGTGGTCGAGTGGCGCTGAGCGGCCGGGACGATTGCCGGGTCCTCGCCTTGGCCGGCGGGGTGGGGGGGGCCAAGCTGGCCCGCGGGTTGGCGGGAATCCTGCCGCCAAAAAACCTCACCGTCGCGGTCAATGTCGCCGACGATTTCGAGCTTTACGGTCTGACCATCTGCCCCGATTTGGATACGGTGATGTACACCTTGGCCGGGATCGCATCGGCCGAGACCGGATGGGGGATCGAAGGCGACACCTTCCGTTGCCTCGAGGCGTTGCGGCAATTCCAGGCTCCGGCCTGGTTCCGCCTCGGCGACCGGGACTTGGCCACGCACCTGGCGCGGACGCGCGGCCTGTGGGACGGCGAGACCCTGACCCGGGTGACGCGCCGCCTGTGCGAAACCCTCGGAGTAGAGCAGGCGGTCCTGCCCTGCACGGACGACATCCTGCAGACGATCGTCGAAACCGAGGAGGGCGATTTGGAATTCCAGGAGTATTTCGTCCGCCGCCAATGCGCGCCCTCCGTGCGGGGATTCCGCCTGCGCGGATTGGACGCCGCCCTGCCCACCCGCGAGCTCCTCGCCGCACTGGCTTCCGCGGACGCGGTCGTCCTGTGCCCTTCGAATCCCTTTGTCAGCCTCGGGCCGATCCTCGCTCTGCCGGGAATCCGCGAAAAGGTCGCGGCCGCCCGTTCGGTCGCGGTCACGCCGATCGTCGGCGGCGAAGCGGTCAAGGGGCCGCTGGCGAAGATGTTCCGCGAACTCGGCCGCGATTCCTCCGCGCTCGAGGCGGCGCGCGAGGTGGGCGGGACGGTCCGCGGATTCCTCCTCGACCGGCGGGATCAGGCTTTCGCACCGCAGATCGAAGCCTTGGGGCTGCAGGTCCGGACGACTGATACGCTGATGCGGAGCGAAGCCGACCGGCGGCGGGTGGCGGAGCAGGCGCTCGAACTTGCATGGGCGCTGCCTTCCGCATGAAGTGCTGGGCGATCGTCCCCGTTAAGCGGCTGTCGGCCGCCAAATCGCGGCTGGCGCCGGCCCTCACCCTCCGCCGGCGGCGGGAGTTGGTGCTCGGCCTGTTGGTCCGCACCTTGAAGGTCCTGGGCAAGGTCGAGGGAATCGAAAAGATCCTGGTGGCGGGCAAAGACCGCGCGGTCCGAAGGATCGCCGCGCAAGCCGGTGCGGAGTTCGTCCCGGAAGGGGTGCGGGGCGGTATGAACCGGGCGCTGGCGCGGGCGGCGGCCGAAGCCGGGCGGCGCGGGGCGGAGTCGCTGTTGATCCTGCCCGCCGACCTGCCTTTGCTCGCCCCGACGGACGTCACCTGGGCGTTGGCGAGGCGCAAGCGGCAGCCGTTCTTCGCAATCAGCCCGGACCGCGCAGGCCGGGGAACCAACTTGCTCCTCGTCGCACCGCCGGGGCTGATCCGCTTTTCCTTCGGCCGGTTCTCGTTTGTGCGGCATCTGCGGGCGGCGCGGCAGGCCGGAGTGAATGCAACCGTCCTTTCCCGCAGGGCTCTGGCGTGGGATCTCGATCGGCCGGAGGATTTGGACTGGATGGGAAAACTGCCGCCAAGCGGCGGTTCGGGATCCACGAGGCGCGCGAAGAAAAATCCAGTAAAACCTACCGGCCGGTGATTGTCGTGCCTCCGCTCGCCTCAGCCTGCCTCTAGCCGGGGAGGGCGGGAGGCGGCGAAGGAAGAAAAAAACAATGCCAGATGCTTTACTTCTCCGGCATGACTCACTTTTGTAAAGTTGCCTTTTTCTCTCCCAAGGCTCTTCCTCATCCGCACTCCCCTCGCTCCATGAGCCCGCGCCGGAGTGCCCGTGTCGGCGGGGTACAGGTTGGGGACGCTTACAGGAATTACGCCGGGACCGGCTTCCCAGTTCCGCAACAGTGGAAAAAAAGTTAAAGTTCGAAGCTGTCCATTTTGAGAGACGGGCTGGGAGAATTGATCCCGGAACGCGGTGATGGGAGGATAGGAAGATGGGAAGAGTGGAAGAGTAAAAGTGTTTTCCGTTTCCGGTATTGCTGCACCGGGGAAAGCAGACACCGCGTATATGTAAAAATATCCTCAGGACTCCAAACAGGGTGTTGAATCAGCTGGTCGAGCCCCGACCCGCTTCGCGAAGCGGATCCGGGACGGCCCGGACTCAATGCGGGCGATTCGGCCAAGTTTGTCTTTTTCAGCACCCTGGTGGGATTGCCATCTTGCCCTTGGGGGACCTTATGGGGCTACACTCCCAGCAAGCCGGACAAGAGAAAAACGAAAATCGAACCGATGATGATCCCCAAGGCGACGAAATGCTGATGCCCGTACTCCCGCGCGGCCGGGATCAACTCATCCAGCGTGATGAACATCATCACCCCGCCGGCGAACGCCAGAGCTCCGGGGATAAGGACCTCGAAGCTTTTAAGGAACAACGCCGCCGCCAGCGCACCGACCGGTTCGGCCAGCCCGGAGAGCACCGACACGCGGAGCGCGTCCCAGCGGTGCAATCCCCCCTGGCAAAGCGGAAGCGCGGTGGCGATGCCT contains:
- the cofC gene encoding 2-phospho-L-lactate guanylyltransferase, with translation MGAAFRMKCWAIVPVKRLSAAKSRLAPALTLRRRRELVLGLLVRTLKVLGKVEGIEKILVAGKDRAVRRIAAQAGAEFVPEGVRGGMNRALARAAAEAGRRGAESLLILPADLPLLAPTDVTWALARRKRQPFFAISPDRAGRGTNLLLVAPPGLIRFSFGRFSFVRHLRAARQAGVNATVLSRRALAWDLDRPEDLDWMGKLPPSGGSGSTRRAKKNPVKPTGR
- a CDS encoding nitroreductase family protein yields the protein MDESLIDLLFSRRSIRKYKPQPIPQEAVRRMLEAAHAAPSAHGSLPWRFVVLGNPGTRRELAERMAGAYAADALAEGQSPEAVRSRNRRSVDRICAAPAAILALADEACLPAAEGRRAEGERLLLIQSVAAAIQNLLLAAHAEGLGACWICAPAFCPQAVRESLGLPESWAAQALVLAGYPDEAPGKPEGRMLGEVVEWR
- a CDS encoding 2-phospho-L-lactate transferase, which codes for MALSGRDDCRVLALAGGVGGAKLARGLAGILPPKNLTVAVNVADDFELYGLTICPDLDTVMYTLAGIASAETGWGIEGDTFRCLEALRQFQAPAWFRLGDRDLATHLARTRGLWDGETLTRVTRRLCETLGVEQAVLPCTDDILQTIVETEEGDLEFQEYFVRRQCAPSVRGFRLRGLDAALPTRELLAALASADAVVLCPSNPFVSLGPILALPGIREKVAAARSVAVTPIVGGEAVKGPLAKMFRELGRDSSALEAAREVGGTVRGFLLDRRDQAFAPQIEALGLQVRTTDTLMRSEADRRRVAEQALELAWALPSA